The genomic window AAATCTTGAAGCTTTGTTGAATGCGATAGAAGAGGTGAGACCTTCTTGAGTTAAATGAAAACTGCTTCAAAAAATTACATTAAGCCCTACAATGTGACCAGGTGTTCAAGTAAAATATTAATATATATTTTATCTAAAAAGTAAACTAATTCCTTCCGGGGGATTAGTTTTTTATTTGCAAAAAAAAAATATATTGTTAATATATAAGTAATATGATTTATTTCTTTTTCAGATAGATTAATATGTCTTATATAGATCCCAAAACATTAGAGCAGATAAATAATTTGAAGCAATCTTATAAATACAAAGAAGCCCTTGATTTAGTAAATAAAATTTTAGTAAAAGATCCGAATAATGAAGAAGCTTTGTTGGAGGTAGCAGATATTATGTATATGGAAGGTAACTTAGAGAAGGCAGAAAAACCAATAGATTATATGCTAAATTCTTGAAAAAATACAAGTATGTGATTGTATGTGAAGTGAGTTTTGGAGATGGAAAAAACAAACTGGAATAAAGCTAGAAAATTTTTGAAAGCTTCTTTAAAACTTAATGAAGAAGATAATCCTGAAATATTAAGATGTTATGGTTTGTGTGAGTATTGGGTAGGAAATAGGCAAAAATGACTTACTTTTTTGTTTTCTGCTTTTGAGCAATCTAACCAGCTGGATGCGGAAGTGATCTATAACCTTGTAGAGGTAAATATGTTGGAGCACAATTATCAAGATGTGAAATATTATATAGATCATTTTTATAAAAATCGTGATAAATTAAATTGTTTTGAAAAGGATGTTTCTTATTATGATGAAAAAATCTCTCTTTTTCATTCTTATTTAGAAAATATTATTAAGTAATGATAATCAAAAATTTTTGGAATATAGCTAAATCCTCTATTTTTCAGTTTGTATGAATAACTATATTGATAAGTTTTTTATTGTTTTTTTTGAATGTTTTGGTATGAGTATCTTATAGTGTAAATAGTTTTTGAGAAGATGTGAGAGAAAGATTGGGTATATATTTTTATATAGAGCACCCTGAAAATTTTGATAATCCAAGTAATGTATACTGAAAAATTTCTGATCTTAGATCAAAGTTGGAATGAAATTGACTGGAAGTGGTGTATTATTCCCAAGATGATGCTCTGAGTTTGTTAGAAGACAGAATGCCCGATATTATTGCAAATTTTGAAAGATATTGAATAGAAAATCCTTTACCTCCAACTATGTACGTACTTTTTGAAAATAGAGATGAGTATGAAAAAATGACTGAAATTGTGTGAGAGTATGATAACTTTATTATGAATTTTGAGGATGCTGTCCATTGACAAAGTTTTACCCAACAACAAGAAAGAGTGTCAAATATAATTGATCTTACCAATTTTATAACAATGTTTTCTTATTTTCTAATATCAGTTATAGTTGTTATAATAGTTACATTTTTGATGTTTGTAATTAAGTCAAGTTTTTATGTGTTTTATAATCAAATTCAAATAGAAAAACTTATGTGAGCTTTTTATTGGCAAATAAAAACTCCTTTTCTAATAAATATAGTAATAATGTTATTTTTCGGATTTTTAATGATGTGATTTTATTTTTATTATCTAGTTTCATATATAAATCAGCATTTTTATACTGTTTTTTGAGTTAGTTTTCATGATTATATGTCTTTATCATTAGAAAATGTGCTTTATTTATTTTCAATAGAATTTGGTACTATATTAATTCTAACAGTTTTGGTGGCAAATATTTTCTTGTCAAATTTGATTAAAAAAGTCTAACTTGAGACAATCAAACAATGCTAAAAAGATTCTATAATTTGATTAAATGGAAAACTTTTTGTGTTTTGTGAAGTGTTGACATTGTCTATGCTTATTTTTTAGAGCTTATTTGTAGTTTATACAAGTATGATAATATAGATTTTTAAGTAGGTTCTAATTTGAAGGATAGCTTATGTTAGGTTGGATTAAATAGTTGGGTTGAATTGTTTTTTCAGGTTTAGTTATTTCTTTTGGAGAGACTAGTATGTTATTGTTTTCAAAATTTATATTTAGTTTTTGGTTTTGTAAGTTTATTTTTAAAATATTAATATTTTTTGAGTTCAATCAAAAATCAGTAAATAAGTTTTTTTGCTCTAAATTATCAATAAAGATGTTTTCACTAAAATCATTTTCAAAATCATAGAGTAAAGCTTTTTTCTTTTGTCATATATAAATGATTCATTTTCATGGTAAAAAATTTTTTTCAAACAAGTATTTATAAAGTGTGATTTTATCTATACTAAATAAATTTAAATTATAATTTTTTAAAAAATTTAAAATATTAATAGAAAGGCTTCATATTCTTAAAGCAGTAAATGATCATGGTCAGTTTATGATTGTGATGTTTTTAAAATTATATTTTTCAAAATATTCAAAAAGTATTTTGGGAATTGTTTCTTCTGTTTTTTTGTTTTCAATTATTTTGGTTTCTCAATTAATTTCTAAAATTATTTGAGGCAATGAAATGTTCAAAAAAAGCATATGTTAAAATTATTTTGTAAAAGTTATCATGCAGCAAGGAACTGAATCGCTCTTATAATTGTATAACTGAAAATAACAAGTAATAGTCCAATTAGAGAGTATTTGGCTCATGATTTTCATCTTTCTGCCATTTTTTCATCTCATCAAGCCAAAATAAATAGAAATCAGGATACTACGAGTGTTATAGTTACAAGAACTCATATAAACATAGTTGCTCATGTAATAATATCATTTACAAATCATGTAGGATTTGCCTCTTCTCAGTCTCTAATATTTAAAAGCTCATATGTGTCCATAGAGCACTGTCAGTGAATTAGGCAATCACTATCTAAATTTATTCAGTCCTCTGCTAGTGTATATCATCATATAAAAAAGATTATTAAAAAAGTTTTTATTAGAAATTTAATTAACAAATTTTTAAAAAAATTCATTGTCTATTTTTTAATTTTAAATCTTAAATCAAGTTTAAGAATTTTTTATTTATTTTCAACTACAACTTTAAATTCCTTATTTTGGTTTGATTTTCTGCTTATTTTAGTTATTATTGTTTTTAATTTACTTAATAAAGTACAAAGGTTTTATGATTCCATACTTTGCAATTCCAATTTTTGTATGAGTAACTCTTCAATTAATAAAAATATTGGTGGATTTTTGGAATGATAGAAAGGTTAGTGTTGAAAGTTTATGGAGAGCTTGAGGGCTTCCTTCAGTACATAGTGGTATATCTTCTAGTATAACTACATTAATGCTTTTTGAGTTTGGATATGATTCTGCTGAATTTGCAATAGCATTTACATTTGCATTTTTGTTTTGGTATGATAGTATGAATATAAGATATGAGGCATGAAAACATGCAAAATATCTTAATAAAATTAATACTCAGCTAAAAAATGTTTTAGAGTTTTCTGATAAATATACTGCATTCAAAGAAAGACTTGGTCATACTTTTTGGGAGGTGATATGAGGTATAATTGTTTGATTTTTATTAACTGTTACTATTTATTTTGTGTTGAATTAAATTAGATGTCTGGAATATATTCAAGAAAGCCTAAATTTTTCAAAAAGCTTTTAAAACATTTTAAGATTTATTCTCCAAAAATTAAAAAGAATAAAAGGAAAATATGAATGTGAGTGTTTTTTTTGATGGTATTTTTAGGTTCCATTTTTCTTATTAGATTTAGTATTTTTCATTCATGATATACTATAGAAAATGTTTCTTTTGATAGAGAGCAATTAAGTGTATATCCTGATATACAACTATATCAAAAAATAAATAATAAATTAACTTGAGAAAACTTTTTTGTCCTAAGATTCATAAAAAAGCAAAATATATTGCAAGATATTCAAAATCAACATCCTTTTGTAAAAGATCTAATTATTTCATTTGATTATTATTGAACCGTATCTGTTGGAGTAAAATTTGAGCAGCCAGATTATGCATTTTTTGATTGAAGCTCATATCATATTACTAAAAATCAAAATTTTGCAGATATTTGAACTTGAAGTGTTTTATCTTCTTGAGTCAATATTATAAAATTACCAGATTATACACAAAATCTTGAAAATTTTGATGGTTTTTTTTATAAAGTAACAGAAACAGAATTGTTTTTTGATTATAATAAAATAAAAGATTTTATATGAGAAGAAGTTGTGTCTGATATTAAGTATATACCTTGAGGCTGAAGAAGCGTTGTGAAAATGAATTGAAGAAATATTTATTTTAATCATAATAAAGATATATATTCCCAGCTAGAAAAATACCAAATAATCAAAAATACACTTGAAGAGTTTGATGAACTAACTCATATAGACCTTTGAAGTGGTGATGATATAATAATAGAATAAATTTAGAAACTCAAAACTTAAACTATGAAAATAAAAATAATTGTTATAACTTTTTGTGTGGCTTTGTTGGTTAATATGATCTTTTGGGGTTGAATTTGGTATTTTTATTTTGAAGATCAAGATATAGGTGAAGATTCAGAAACTTTGATAAAACAAGAAGTAACTTCAGATTTAGAGCAAACTTTAATTAATTCAATAGACTATGCAGGTGAGTCTGTTGTAAGTATTGTAGCAACCAGAGAACTTGATACCTTTTATGAAGATCCTTTTGATTTTTTCTGAGGTCAGATGGAACAGGAAAGGCAAGAAATTTGAGGTTGAAGTTGAATTATTGTATCTGAAGATGGATATATAATGACAAATGAGCATGTGATAAGTGAAGCTTGATGAGCTTCTACAGACTTTAGTATAGTAACAAGAGATTGAAGAGAGTATGAGGTAGAAAACATCTGGTTTGATCCTGTACTTGATATCGCTATTTTAAGAGTAGAAGACGAAGATTGACAGCCTCCTAGTGATATTGTTCCTGCTGATTTTATTCCATGAGATGAAGTAGTAGAAATTTGACAATTTGCTATTGCTATATGAAATGCTTTATCAGAATTTCAGGATAGTGCTACATTTTGAATAATTAGTTGAAAATGAAGAGATTTGGAGGATGTACCTGCAGATAGTTTGTATGTAGGTCTTTATCAAACCGATGCTCCAATAAATCCTTGAAATAGTGGTTGACCATTATTGGACTTGAGTGGTAATGTTATTTGAGTAAATACAGCAATGAGTGCTATATGACAGTGAATAGGTTTTAGTATTCCTGTAAACGAGGATTTTCTTGATTCTACGCTTGATATGGTCATTGAAGACTGACAAATACAAAGACCATTTCTTTGAGTAGCTCACACCAATTTGAATAGATGAATGGCAAAAAGATTAGATATAGATCATTATCAAGGAGTTTTTATAGAAGAAGTAGTTTCATGACATCCAGCAGATGAAGCTTGACTTTCCCAGTGAGATATAATAACCCATATAGATTGATATGAGGTTTGAGTATGAGACCCTTTCTTGTATAATCTTTTTACATACAAACCAGGTGAACAGGTTGAACTTACTGTGATTTCAGATTGAGAAGAAAAAACAATCGATGTTGTGCTTGGTAGTAGGTAATATTTTGATAAATAAAGACAAGTCTTAAGGTATGTTATAGTTTAAACATTTTATAAATTAATTATTCATTTTTAAATGTTGTCTAAATAGTCTTTTTTATATTTTTCTAAAAAGTTTGATTTAATTTTTCATCTATCAAAATTTTTGTTGGAAAAGTTTTGAAATTGTTTTAATAGCGTTTTTCTTTGTTTGTCTTGTACCAGTATTCAACTTCGTTTATCAACTAACTCGGGAGTAGCTCAATCATTATATCCAAATACTGGAACTCCTAAAGCAAGAGATTCTGCAGTAACTATTCAGAAACTTTCTTTGGTGATGTTGATCAATCATTTTGATTTTGAAAGTATTTTTATTTTTTCTTCAATATTATCAACATATTCTATAAAGAAAATATTTTGTGTTGATATACTTTTTATATATTCTTTATCAGGTCAATTTCAAACTATTAAAAGGTTCTCATTTAATTGAGAAAAAAGGTCCACTATTTTGTCTAACTCTTTTACAAATCTTACAGTTCTTCCAAGAAAAATATAGTAATTATCTATTGTATTGGCAGGAAGAGTGTTGATAAATTTTTCATCAATTTTTGGATACTTTACTTTTCATTGTATTCAATAAATTTTTGCTGCAAGAGATTTTGTGTATTTGCTATTGAAATATATTTTATTGAACTTAGTATGTTTTTTGTCTTGTTTTCTAAGTATACAGGAAGTTATTTTATATAAAGTTTTTTTAAATAATCAAAATTTTTCCAGATATTCATTATAGTGAGATCGTATATACTGATTTGGTGAGTGAAGATATAATTCTGAATACTTTTGTTCTCATATATTTTTTGCAATCGCAAATGATGAAATAACAGTTTTGTCAGGATTGAATTTTTTTATTTTGTATCAAAGAAGTTTTATAAGTATCGAAAAAAAAGGCATTAGATTGCGATATCATACTTTATTAAGTATAAAATCATTTGAAATTATGCTTATGATAGGAATAGTTATGTTGTTTATAGTTACTTCTTTTTTGTTTGAAAATAAAGTAAATATTTTAATATTATCGCTTTTTGTTTTATCTAGCTCTTTTTTAACAATATCAAAAAAAACATTTTCTGCTCATCAAATATTAATAATCCAGTCATGTACAAATGCTATTTTCATAATTTTTAGGTGAATTTAAATTTAATTAATGTTTTAATTAATTTTTTATTAATATCAATTAAAAGTTTAGAATGTATGTTTATAAACATCTTAATGTTTGATTGATTTTAAATTTAAATTAATTAACTTTATATTAGTAAAACTTTATTTTATTTTTTAATAATTCTAAATGAAAAAAACTTTTTTATTTTTTTCGTTTTTGTTTTTTTTAGCAATTTTATGATGTGATCTAGAGGATAAAGCGGATAAAAATCTTGAAAAAAATAAAAATACTTTGAAAGTATGAGATAATGAGTATGAGGTAGTTAAAAAATCTGATTGAAATTATCGAACTAAAGATAATATATCTCATATTCCAGAATGAAACACTTCTAATGATACCTGGTGTTATAACGATAATAAGGATGAATGTGATAAGTATTGAAGATTATATTCTTATAACGCAGCTAAAGAAGCTTGCAAATATATAGGAGATGGTTGGGAGTTGCCTTCTGATAATGATTGGCAGCAATTAGAGATGAAAATGTGATGTGATGAAGAAGAGCTGGGAATGGATGTAATGTGAGAAGTTTGATGTGATATTTCAGAAAATGAAGAAACTAATTGGAGGTGTGAAGACTTGTCTTGGGATAATGAAAATGATGTTTGACTTAATTGAAAGGTTCTGGAGCTTCCAGGTTATCGTATGCCTATGTGAGAAACACATTTTCTGGGTAAAATTTGATATTGGTGGAGTTCTACAACTCAAAAAAATCCTCAAACTTGAGAGGATTTTGTGTGGACTCGTTCTTTAGAAAAAGATAATAATTCTTTTATTCGTAATTTAAAATCCAAAGAATATTGATTGTCTGTTAGGTGTATTAGAAAAACAGACTAATTGGATTGTTTAGAATTTATTATTTAATTTTAATTACAAAATATTAATATATTTAGATATTAGTGTTTTAAAATTAACTATTCTTTATAGAATTTTACTGGACTAAAGAAATGAAAAGCATATACTTCTTGAGAGGAGTTTAGTTCATTTTTTGAATGTTTATTTGCATATTCTCTTATTTCATCAGAAGTTGGCATATATTTTCAATGTCTTCTTGATCGATAATATCAATAATATACTTCTTCAGAAGTGAGTCAACTGTTTACAACTCATGTTAATAAGTCTATGATATTTTTGGGGTCTTGGGTACTTTAGTCTAAAGAAGAAGTAAAATTTTTACATAATTTCATTAGTTGTTTATATTTATTTTGTTTCAATAATCAATAATTAAATCTCCATTCACATTCTTTTAGGTATATATCATAATATTCCTTTTTGATTCAGTTAAATTTAGCCAATCTTCTTTTACAATAGCTTCGAAAACTTTCTATTCAATTTATATGTTGTTTTCATCTAGCAAACTCATTATTACTATGTATAACTCTATAGTGTTTCTTGTATCATAAGTCTACTAATCAATCATAACTTTTCCAGTAGTCTGTGTTTATCTTGCTGTTCTCTAAACTTACTTTATCTCTTATAATTGGTATTAAAGTTTCTGCTGAACAATCAGGAACTATACGCACATAAACTTCTCACTCTCTCTTCAATAGTCATAAAACTTTAATTTTTCAACTAGCTCAACGTCATCTTTTTCACCTAACTCTTCTAGCTCCAAAGTAGCTCTCATCTATCTCTACTACTCATCATCGTATCTCTAAATCTGTTTCTTTACTATGGTTGTATATTACTTCTCTAAAGTATTTATACCACCTATTTACTGTTTTTCTTTCAATATTTAATAAATTACTTGTTGTTGAAGCAGTCAAATCTTCACAAAATAGCTTCATAATTTGTCTTGTTTTTTGTACACTCAAATGGCTATTTTTTCTATAAGGGTTTTTCGTAGTTATGACCTAGTATAATTAATTTCTTTTTGCTTTCAAGTACTCTAGACCCAAAATTAATAAACTGTTGATTTTTTTAATATTTTTTATAATATTATACAAATAAAATATTTACCAACATTTTTAAAATCAATCATATGAAAAATATAAAAGCATCTATTATCACTCCCATACATATAAATAATTGAGAATTTTATGAAAGACTTGATTATTTTATAAGAGAATCTCAGTTATATATTGTAGAACCTACTTGGATACAAAAAATTACGGATAAAAAAATATTTGACTGAATAATAAGCTCACTAGAAGCATGAAAATTTAAGAATCTAGAAAACTACAAATCCAAACTAGATTTATCTGAAATAAAAATTATTGATTCTGTAAAAATAAAAAAACAAGCTTTGGAAACTCTTAATAACTTTGGTGATAAAAACAATCAATGACAAATCAAAAAATTTTTTGCTGACAAATTCACAAACACTCCAATTATTCCTGGAAGTACTTTGAAGGGAATATTTAGGAGTGTTTTTTTGTTTGCCAATGCAGATAATAACTATAAAAATTCTTTTAGTAAAGAACAAGTTCAAGATTTAGAAAAAAAAGCTAATGATTATTTCAAATTTATTTGATTTGCTGATACAAAGATACAAAATCCAAATAAATCAATACAAAAGATACTATGAGTAAACAAAAAAACTTCTACTTGAAAACAAGAATGAGTGCCTCAAGTGGTAGAAACTGTTGATACTGGAGATTTTGATATAAATATAGAATCAAGTAATTGAACTAATATTGATTTATGGTCTGACTTTGAAAAAACAATCAAAGAATATTCAAATATTTTGATAACAAGAGAAGAGCAGATATTAAACAATATTTGAATCCAAACAGATTTTATTGATAAGCTTTATGAATTATATGATCAATGAAAATACCCAATCAAAATAGGTATGTTCAAAAAAAGCTTGTCTTACAAGATGTTTTGGGAAGAATTGCTATCAAATGAGGTTTATTATTTTGACAAGAAAAAACAAAAAGATATTATGGATCTTGATATGGCTCGTAAAGTTTGAGTGTGAGATAAATCTATATATCTTGATGAAGACCAAAATCCAATGTGATGGATAGTTTTGGAGTTTTAATAAATA from Candidatus Absconditicoccus praedator includes these protein-coding regions:
- a CDS encoding tetratricopeptide repeat protein, translating into MSYIDPKTLEQINNLKQSYKYKEALDLVNKILVKDPNNEEALLEVADIMYMEGNLEKAEKPIDYMLNSGKNTSMGLYVKGVLEMEKTNWNKARKFLKASLKLNEEDNPEILRCYGLCEYWVGNRQKGLTFLFSAFEQSNQLDAEVIYNLVEVNMLEHNYQDVKYYIDHFYKNRDKLNCFEKDVSYYDEKISLFHSYLENIIK
- a CDS encoding pilin codes for the protein MNFFKNLLIKFLIKTFLIIFFIGGYTLAEDGINLDSDCLIHGQCSMDTYELLNIRDGEEANPTGFVNDIITGATMFIGVLVTITLVVSGFLFILAGGDEKMAERGKSGAKYSLIGLLLVIFSYTIIRAIQFLAAG
- a CDS encoding divergent PAP2 family protein, with protein sequence MIPYFAIPIFVGVTLQLIKILVDFWNDRKVSVESLWRAGGLPSVHSGISSSITTLMLFEFGYDSAEFAIAFTFAFLFWYDSMNIRYEAGKHAKYLNKINTQLKNVLEFSDKYTAFKERLGHTFWEVIGGIIVGFLLTVTIYFVLN
- a CDS encoding S1C family serine protease, which gives rise to MKIKIIVITFCVALLVNMIFWGGIWYFYFEDQDIGEDSETLIKQEVTSDLEQTLINSIDYAGESVVSIVATRELDTFYEDPFDFFGGQMEQERQEIGGGSGIIVSEDGYIMTNEHVISEAGGASTDFSIVTRDGREYEVENIWFDPVLDIAILRVEDEDGQPPSDIVPADFIPGDEVVEIGQFAIAIGNALSEFQDSATFGIISGKGRDLEDVPADSLYVGLYQTDAPINPGNSGGPLLDLSGNVIGVNTAMSAIGQGIGFSIPVNEDFLDSTLDMVIEDGQIQRPFLGVAHTNLNRGMAKRLDIDHYQGVFIEEVVSGHPADEAGLSQGDIITHIDGYEVGVGDPFLYNLFTYKPGEQVELTVISDGEEKTIDVVLGSR
- a CDS encoding glycosyltransferase → MKIAFVHDWIINIGGAENVFFDIVKKELDKTKSDNIKIFTLFSNKKEVTINNITIPIISIISNDFILNKVGYRNLMPFFSILIKLLGYKIKKFNPDKTVISSFAIAKNIGEQKYSELYLHSPNQYIRSHYNEYLEKFGLFKKTLYKITSCILRKQDKKHTKFNKIYFNSKYTKSLAAKIYGIQGKVKYPKIDEKFINTLPANTIDNYYIFLGRTVRFVKELDKIVDLFSQLNENLLIVGNGPDKEYIKSISTQNIFFIEYVDNIEEKIKILSKSKGLINITKESFGIVTAESLALGVPVFGYNDGATPELVDKRSGILVQDKQRKTLLKQFQNFSNKNFDRGKIKSNFLEKYKKDYLDNI
- a CDS encoding fibrobacter succinogenes major paralogous domain-containing protein codes for the protein MKKTFLFFSFLFFLAILGCDLEDKADKNLEKNKNTLKVGDNEYEVVKKSDGNYRTKDNISHIPEGNTSNDTWCYNDNKDECDKYGRLYSYNAAKEACKYIGDGWELPSDNDWQQLEMKMGCDEEELGMDVMGEVGCDISENEETNWRCEDLSWDNENDVGLNGKVLELPGYRMPMGETHFLGKIGYWWSSTTQKNPQTGEDFVWTRSLEKDNNSFIRNLKSKEYGLSVRCIRKTD
- a CDS encoding IS1595 family transposase, with product MKLFCEDLTASTTSNLLNIERKTVNRWYKYFREVIYNHSKETDLEIRGGVVEIDESYFGARRVRGKRGRGASGKIKVLGLLKREGEVYVRIVPDCSAETLIPIIRDKVSLENSKINTDYWKSYDGLVDLGYKKHYRVIHSNNEFARGKQHINGIESFRSYCKRRLAKFNGIKKEYYDIYLKECEWRFNYGLLKQNKYKQLMKLCKNFTSSLD
- a CDS encoding RAMP superfamily CRISPR-associated protein, producing MKNIKASIITPIHINNGEFYERLDYFIRESQLYIVEPTWIQKITDKKIFDGIISSLEAGKFKNLENYKSKLDLSEIKIIDSVKIKKQALETLNNFGDKNNQGQIKKFFADKFTNTPIIPGSTLKGIFRSVFLFANADNNYKNSFSKEQVQDLEKKANDYFKFIGFADTKIQNPNKSIQKILGVNKKTSTGKQEGVPQVVETVDTGDFDINIESSNGTNIDLWSDFEKTIKEYSNILITREEQILNNIGIQTDFIDKLYELYDQGKYPIKIGMFKKSLSYKMFWEELLSNEVYYFDKKKQKDIMDLDMARKVGVGDKSIYLDEDQNPMGWIVLEF